Part of the Scyliorhinus canicula chromosome 8, sScyCan1.1, whole genome shotgun sequence genome is shown below.
cgcattccggggcatctctgactgtgtctatataaacatttctggaacaagcctttccattcacctgaagaaggagccgttctccgaaagctcgtgtttgaaacaaacctgttggactttaacctggtgttgtaagacttcttactgtaatcagACAGACACCAACCCTGAATAAAACCTGGCTTAGTACAAGTCTGCATTTCCCTGAATACCCTTTTCATTCGACCTGCTGTTTAGAAAAGAGCAAAATATTGAATGAATTAAATAAGCATGGAAGATATTGGctgagatcttctggctgttcacgccgttgggatcttccggtcctgctgatGGCGCACCCCCGCCATGGGTTTTCCAGATGTGTGGGGTGGATTCGGTGGGAGATTCCATTGATAATGGCAGGACCAGAGGATCCGGCAAATGGCGGGAGCCGAGAAACGCACCTCGGGGAAAGATGGCCCAGCAAACTGTTTAATGTTGTTTTGTTTCAGAATGATTCATATCTGCTTAATTTCTTTCAGGTTATCAAGGAGATGATAGTCTGATTGATGGAAATGCTCATCCTTTCAATCTCCAAAGTGAAAAAATAATTTGTGCAGCTTTGCTGAAAACAAGACTGATATTGAAGATTCGGGTCTCCAATTTCATTGTTTCACAAGCAGTGAAAGTGTAGGAATAGAAACCTGCCCATGGAAGCAAAACTTTCACCGAGACACAAAATAGAAAATAGTTAAaaacatttctaacctgtcctgGACACACACAGAACCAAGTCCACATAATGGAAGCCCAAAGACCGGCACTTCAGAACGAACCAGCATTAGTTGGATCTTGCATTTCTGAGGAACAAATGGCAGTGTTAGCTCCTGCTTTAGAAAATATGGCAGAATCTTTTTCTGCAGATGACAGTTTGCTGAGTGATGACCCAAGCTGTGGCTCTCTCAAACAGAAATCTTCAAGCTGCCGCAGAAAACGGGAATTCATACCCGATGAGAAAAAAGATGCATTATACTGggaaaagagaagaaaaaataATGAAGCAGCCAAAAGGTCTCGTGAGAAACGACGTTTGAATGATATGGTTTTGGAGAACAAGCTGATGGCATTAGGTGAAGAAAATGCACGACTGAAATCTGAACTTCTTGCTTTGAAACTAAAGTTTGGATTAATCACTGCAGCGTTTTATGCCCAGGAGGTACAGAATCTTGGAAACGCTTCTGGGACAAATTTTCAAGACTATAAACCCTCCAATATGAATTTGCCTTCTTTTGCTCCTGATCATGAGCGTAGTTTTCTTGGAAATGGATGTATTTCAGTCATTAAACACTCGCCACCAAGTTCATTGTCGGATGTTTCGGAAATATCATCAAATGCCCGAGAAAGTCCGCTTCTCCAGGTTGCATGTAAAAGCCCCAACTTAACTTTCAAGGTTATAAAGCAAGAACCTCTAGAGTTCAAAGTAGGTTCTGAGACCTGTTTGAGAGAACCCAGAGAGGATACTAGTTCATATGTCTCTGCTGTGTATGGGAACTGTATTGGGAATACCTTCAACAGGAACTATTCACCACCTTCTATACAGATTGCTAGGTCATCAAGTAACTCACCAAGAACATCAGAAGCTGATGAAGGCACATTAGGAAAACATGCATCTGAAGAGGATGGAGAAGATGAACAGCAAGTGCCTAAAGGCCCAATTTCTTCTCCTGTGGAACCCAAAATTATAAACAGTGTCACAGTTAAGGTTCCTGAATCAAACTCTTCCGCATTGCCTCACAAGCTTCGTATCAAAGCTAGAGCAATCCAGATTAAAGTAGAGAATGTGGAGGCATATTATGAAACACCAGGGAAACAACCTTCATCAACCAGTAATATTCCTGCTAAAGTATCTTATCCATTGAACAATGCAGCAATGTttaaatgcaatccttcaaatccAGTGCATCCCTCCCTAGCTCCTTTGTCAATTCAGGTAGCAAGTATCAATGATTGGTCTCACAAACCAGACATTTGGCGCCAGAAAGAAAGTGAAGAGAAATTGGAAGGGGCTTATAAAAATGTTCATCGCTCCTGTTCCCCTGTTGCACTAACAAACCAATCGCTTGCTGCTGGGAAAGACACTGCCTACATTCATCAAGGAGTACACTTGGAATCAGAAAACTTGTACTTAAAACAAGGCATTGCAAATTTAAGTGCAGAAGTTGCCTCATTGAAAAAACTCATAGAAACGCAGCACGCTGCTGCCTCAGACTCTGGTAAAAGCACTACTGAAAAAAGATTTGCCAACTAAGATTGCAAACTGAAGTAAAAGTAGTAAATTTTATATTATGCTAAATTTTCACTGGAACTGTTTTGTCATTTCACTGTAGTTACATTGTTATTTCTTGCAAATGCTCATGTATTGTCTCAAGTGTACATTATGAACATTGTCTTTTGTGGACCTTGTGATACACGTAGGTTGTACTGTATGATGAGAACATTCACTTCTGTACATTCAAACACCTGATGCAAAGTTATGGATGAATCATCCTTCTGTTTTATTGGACATCAAAAATGAAATATCAGGTACCACAAATTAAACAGTTGATGAATAATAAGACTTGCCTGATGTTTGTTTAACGTTTCAGGGATTATCAAGAAACTATTATGCCTGGTATTTTGGTTTAAAATGTATAACTTCATGGAAAACTAATGACTTCAATATAAGTACAGTGCCTGTGTTTGAGTGGAAACACcctaaattaaataaaaacaaattctcTTTGGTATAGATTATACTTTAGTCAGCATACTTGTGAAGTTAAAGTCAAAGACATGAATAAAACTCTTTATTacaaaatatttttataaatgcacacattttaaaaaaacttggctgttttattacaaatcttattcgaaaagaaaacatttttctATTTATCTTATAGTTCTACAGTTTATACTGGGTTTCGTCTCACTTCAGTGCTTAAGGATAGAACACTGACCATCCAGTTTCAGAATAAAACACTCTTGGGTTAGTTATGTGTATGGTACAGGTTGGTCACAGGTTCCTTGACGccacctcttttaaaaaaaaaaaaatgtgccttAGCACCAGGCAATGAATAACAGCCCACTTTGCCCCAAAATGAAACTTTCTATTTTACAGCGTATATTTTCCAAAACGTGATTGAGGCTAcatgtaatttatttttatttctaagTAACAGAGAGATATATTTGACCCATCCCATCAGTTTGGTCTACATCAGGCTTGTCCAGTGTACGGCCCAAGCCACTGACGCTCTCACCACCATACATGCCCCTCCCCCGACACTCTCCACTCCCACTCTCTGACCCCTCTGCACTCAgttcccaacccccctccctgcactccctctcacactctccagtCACTCACTCAGACACCAGTGGCTCCTTCTGCTTTGTGCTCTACTCCGCCATGCCTGAGACCTGGTGTGCATGCCCGTGCCTCACTCTGGATCCCGCTCCTCAGCATCTCTACCTCCTTGGCCCTAGTCCTGACCCTTGGCACCCTGACCCCATTCTTTTGCTTCCCAATCCTCGGCTCTCTAGCCCACTAGTCAGTTTATTACCCtccgagtgaagacatttctcctaatAGTCCTTAATGGCCTATCCCGTATCCTCCGACTGTGACTCCTTGTTCTAGACCACCATCCcgccccagccagaggaaacatccctGCACCCATTCTGTCCAGTTCTGTCAGAATCCTATGTGTTTCAATGAcaccccctctcattcttctaagtaaCAGTAAATATAGGCCTAGTTGATTCAATCTCCTCAaaagacaatcctgccatcccaagaatcagtctgattaaccttcgctgcactccctcctggCAGGTATATCTTTTCTTGGGTAAGGGgatcaaagctgcacacaatactccagatgtagtctcaccaaggtcgtgtacaactgcagtaagacatccttgctcctgcacTCCTATCCTGCAATGATGGCCAACATAccaattgccttcctaactgtctgctgaacctgcatgcttgcttACAATGACAGTTGTACAGGGACACACAGATCCCTTTTCAGGTCCTGACCCGGCACTGCCTTGGTGTCGGACACAATTTTCATGATCGTGGCCAATTAATGAACAGATAGTATGTTTGACATCCAATTAACGACAATAAGTGGCCCTCCAGCACTACCTACATAGGCAGCATGCACCTTTGATGGTGAGGTGGAAGAAAGAGCGTTCCTCAAGTTGAGGAAACTCCTCAAGGTGATCTGGTTCCCATGGTTATCGTGACTGATTATAATTATAACTGACATAATTAATGATAAAGCGGTGGTTCCCAGCGTATTGGCAGGAGGTCACCTCATTCATTGGCTGTGTCTTGTTCTCAGTGGGAGATTGGGATGGCAGAGATCGCATGTCAACTGGAGACCTCCAGTTGGTGTCAAGAGAGTGGCCTTAATAGGCCACTTATCTGGCttaaattggctgctgctttcAGGGATTAAACATCACGTCCCCCCCGTCTCCAAAATGACCATCAGCATCAATGCCAGAGGTAGGAACATACTAGCAAACCGGCTGGAAATGGAAAGTTGCTggctctccgccctcttcaactgAATGGAAATCTGACCAATGTCTTCATTGAGGTGTGAAATTTGTAGATGTTTTGTCTACAAAACCTTACTTCCTGTTCTCATTTTTGTCCATTTTTTTATTCTAAATTCTTATTCATATTAATAATGGAAATTCTCTATGTAAACTTGTGATGGTGTAATTATATCATTATTACATCCTGTCATCAGTGGTATTACTGTAATACCCGAGTGTTGCACTTCCAAATTCCCTAGGAAGAAACCCCTACTTCTATATTTCCCAAATTACTGAAAGTTTCAATATTTAACTATAAataactaaaatttaaaaaattaatataAAAAATGGACAATAATAatatctttagtgtcacaagtaggcttacattaacactgcaatgaagttactgtgaaaatcctctcttTGTGACTTTAATTTGGGGATTTAATTGGTCTAGTGCACACTTACATTATAATCGCCACCTTTTAGCCCTGTTTTTTCTCAAGAAAGACTGCAGATGGTTTCGACTCCCCTAGCATAAATTTAATGGGCGTTTATTATAATGTAAATATATTGCCTTGGGTGTTAAATTTTGATATCATAAATTTTTTCTCCTAGTGAAATCGCAATAATAAAATGTTATATGAGTCATGAAAGCTGATTGTTTGGACATGTGTAACAAAGTCCAGAAAGGTACAAAATTATTTACTTTAATATAAAAGAACATAAAAAATACAAGTAGACCGTTTGGCTCATTGagcgtgctctgccattcaataagatcatggctgatctgtttgtgaccTTCGCTCCACTTTCTTGCCTCCCTTATAACACATGTGGATCAAAAATCTGTCGGGCTCAGCCTTGAATTTATTCAAAACCCAGTCTCCATTgctctctgaggtagagaattccaaagattaacaatcctccatgagaagaaatttctcatctcaatattaaatgggagatcccttattttgaaaccattccccctagttctagatcctTCCACAATGGTCAACATCTACCCCGTCAAGTTTCCTCAGaatctaggccgggattctcccctacccaacggggcggggaggtggcggggggggggggaggggggcggggggggggggggagggggcggggggggggggagggggcggggggggggggcggcggccggggggggggggggcggcgcgggcggccgggggggggggggggcgggccggcgggggggggggggggcggccggggggggcgggggggtcccggcgtgaaccactccagcatcgggccgccccaatgatgcggaagtctccgcacctttaggagccagggggctaggcccgtgccgagtggttcccactccgccggctggcgtgaaaggcctttggcgccatgccagccagggccaaaaggactttgccggccggcgtaagttcatgcatgcgccggagcatcagcggctgctgacgtcatcccggtgcaGGGATATCTTGAGTTTTTACCTTATACAGAAACctctacatctactggttcccctttatcaaccttatttgttacctcctcaactcTCATAAATTTGGCAACACAAAACCATGTTCTTTCTGTttgattgtattatgattttctaaatatccTATTATTTCCTTAATTATGAATTCCAGTACTTTTCCAATGGCAGATGTTAGGTTTACTGGCTTATAGCTTACTGCTTTCTGTTTTCCTATTCTTCATTGATTTGGCACTTTTGTAGTTTTCAGTTCTCTGGCACCTTTCCAAAGTCTAGGGAATTTGGAAGATTAAAAGCAAGGCATCAATTGGGCGCGATCTTCTGGCCACGTTACACTGACACTCAAGTGTTAGGAggttggtgaatagcgggagaggccaaaaacgggaacctCACCGGGCAGCAGACAGTTTGCGAtgaaccggcccgctcccgtaggcaaaatcgggatctcgccgtagcatagtgagaaaccaattatcaccacttaagccccatttccatataattaagAGAGCTACCCCTTATCCAAAGGCCTCTTGTGATTCAACGGCCTCCCCAGAAAGTGGTCATGCTGgctccgattagtactccttttgaaaacatgAACCTGACAGAAGGGCTACTGTGAGGAGCTGAgatggtgagtagccatctttgctcacaggcaaagagcccgggggcgctgggATTACCACCCCAGTGCTAGGCGGGGACCCTCGGCCAGAGTGGGGGACCAtccacaggggtgggccaccatgggaggctggaggggaggtgctggagtgggcaactggggggggggggggcaatcgctTACGACATCACTTccaacccctggatcccaaccccatttgGGGGCAAGCCTTGTCCCTGCACGtctgccccactgatcacccatacccccactaactgctgaggactctggctgaaggctatcgctaatagggaattggcaatcgtgggtaAGTGAGCGTTTGACACATGCCAAGTTGGTTCCCTTGGGTAATGGGGCCATGTGgcttgtgggagtcattgcctggcatgccaatcacaccttgatgcccggacactgtgcttgaacagtgTGGAATGCaataccacacacgcagcagccaacatcggaACACCCAGGGgacgggacacagctccggggacatatcCACGGCCAGAGGCTGGGTgagcaccggggtggggggggggtttgcctggagagatgggcaaagggtctggGGGTCACCCcgtattgtggaagaaagtgacagaggcatcataatgcttGTGCAAaatgttgtttaatgtgctgtacaatacaccATTCCCAGTAGTgccacacccccccaacccccacaccctccaacaccaatcatccccatccccaaccgAGTGCCCTCAGTGCCCCTCAACGTATCTGACTCTCCTTGCTCTACCATTACATCTTGGtgtttcccaggatgcacatctgaggtggaggcagccagctgcttacctcgtcccatggcccTCGATGCCCCTGGAGGATATCCTCTGcgggctctggaggcggaggacCCCGGTTCACTTGTCGACGGCACATGTACAGCCGTGCAGCCCTGTCCCGTTTGCTGACCCCAAGACgctgcctcatcagaggggtggaacttgggagCCGCTGCCCCATGGGACGGGttcgggttggcactcagcaccccctcTTCCCGGTCGGTGGCCAAAGGGTCCTGGGGTTGACCTTtgggtggaggggcagctggattgagccctggTTGCCCtgaatcatctggctctgccaatgtgaattgcgctttcacatagccgttcgtcagtccagaagtaaaacactcgaacacgttggtaacgaatattcgtttattcacggccgggacaaatctctaagtagtcggggaaccaccttcgagaagtgccaaagtcccagattacggactgtccctttatacaatcacagcttagaggtggtccccttaaattcctagatacaccaatgatttggcaaggatccagaacatgtacttatatggaattattatcctgaggtagggtggttactatgacataatcattagcacggttcactaatactgctgctgctaacggttttcttatcctatccgtcCATCAGATCCAACTTCCTTATATCCTTCCCTCTCATGcacctgagtcagctctttcacattccaatgcccattgtctcagttgacaaggttttacacactcatctttgctgtctctgcactaacagatacagagttctgttctcattccattccctcaaccctttaacatctttttacttgatgatcacagatatatttcagaaccttaatattacgtacagacagcaaggtaaaaacaagacaataaatgtaatccacttccacattcccccctttgaccATTCCATGATCATATAACACTCAAGATATGTTAGGTGGAAATGTGAGCGAGgcggaggaattccttctctactgGGTTCTGGCGGGACGCCATCTCCTCATGTAGGTCGGGGGCAGGTTGAACCAATTTTTCCTTTTCGTCTggggcggatttctgaagcatttgtgGTAATGCAACAGCACCTAAGCGGTTGCACAGGCATTTCACAccggtagctatgatacagagcaacaaacagagggTAACGAAGATAATAAGCCCGTggaacaggtaagtggcccaagaactgGACCACATCCAGTTCCACCAGTCATCATTACTGGTGGGTCGCAGGCGCtgcactccatctctgatatgggtcacCAACtgtgtgatattctctgaactgtcaggAATGTAAGTGCAGCATTCGGTCCCTATGACAGCACAGGTGCCCCCTTCCTTGGCCAGTAAATAATCCAAGGCCATgcgattctgtagggctaccGTTCATATGGCTACTaactctgcactgagttcacTAAGTCCCTCCGCGGTGTCGTTTGCAACCTGTTCCAATATGTCGCGGAGGAGCTCGTActtcttgagggaccagatggcgcctATCTGGGGCCAGAAGAGGGAAGTCACCACCTCCCATGGTGGTATTGACCTCTGGGCCCGATGGAGGGGATGATGTCCGAGTTGCGGATAGTGCGTAATGCCCGGAACAACGAAACCCAGGTAGCAAGACCCTGCCCAATTAGTGGGGAGCCAGGGGTAGGCCTTATGGCCACAAATAAAGTAGGTGCCATTATAGGGTGTGAGGCTAGTtaccatcgaggaggtccatattTGAGTCCAGTCAGGACCCCCTGTGTGGTTAGCAATGTTATTAATGAGGGCGAAGTCTTTCCAATTGGAAAAACCAAGAGTGTAGTTACATGAACTAGACCCTAACACGTGGGTTCTGGGGGTTTTTACTTCCCGGAGTAAGCAGACTGATCTGGTCTGGGGGTTCTGAATATGAAAGAACGGGGGTGTGTGATCTGATGAGTAGGGTGGCTGTCGCCAACCAGTAAAAGCACGTAACTGGTGCGTTCTGCCAGTCCTGGGCTGCTTTCCTGTGGTTAACagaggaggacttggagaacctggTTGGTAAGGCAAAGTGATTAGATACTGTCCTGTTCTGGtatataacccattcagccgtctgcgctaatgaaaaaggaacaggcaccaagggaacgcctccatgggcatgggtggggacatgtgtacatacccaacaagaggagacattcactttcttagcataaacataagacataaacagaaatgaatttgcAGTTATATGGTGCGCTGCCCGCTTCCTCCTGGAAGGCGGGTGGGTGAGAATAGTCCTTCGGTCAGGACCTTGCAGCCTGATTTTCTTGCACCGGTAGTTCCACCGGCAAGTGTGGCGATCGTGGATCAGAGACATTTGCATAGTCAGGACTCGAGGCTGCTGGTCGTCGGTGGTCGTGCAGGTGCGGCCaggggtggtgatccatcggagatctggcgTCGTTCCATATCGTGAGGTATTTTCTCGGCACAGAGGTAGACGTCGGCCCCCAGGTAGACATCTCCCTCCTCTGGATGCAGTGAAAGAGAGTAGGGTAGCGAGTACTGTGGCGACGAGGAGGAACTTCATCCTGGTGTCCGTGTCCCTAAGACTCAAAGGAAAAGTTtaaaacatcatggatacttaattaacttacaatggtgcaaaTGTACCCATgccttttactgcagtgggggtagtgagtagaacctgtaggggaccatcccatcgaggttccaaacctttacgtgtccaatttcggattaggacataatccccagggttgatagaGATGTCATGGGTAATAGACGGGatctcttcctgggtggcacggacCCGGgaatgtaatcctttcaaaattctagttagtgctaatatataattagccatctcggtagtcatgtaatgaaattgaacattccgtggaacactgctgtcccagggcgttcgaaagggtcttccatatagtatttccgctgggcttaggcgagtttttcctgcgggagtggcacgtagttggaagagtgctaaaggcaggagtttgagccaagtggccccagtgtctgcttgtagtttagcgagtttagtctttagagtctgattagccctttccaccactccagcggcttgtggtctttaggcacaatgaaactgttgctttattcctagcagagcacagaattccttattgatttgacctatgaagtagggaccattgtcagagctcagccgggctgggattccaaatcgcggaacaatttctcgcatcaacaccttaactactgtcgaggccttgttatccgtagtcgggtaggcctcgatccatttgctaaaagtatccacaatgactaacacatatttatagcattgacatctttccaactcaatgtaatccatttgtagggtctcaaatggaccctcaggtaagggggttgtgccaagatcacaggggacggccttaccggggttgtgctgttgacagattaggcaccgactgctaatttgttgggccatctcTTGCAGtcatgggtgccaccagctttttaacaatatgtcccctgtggcacgagctccacagtgagttgcaaagtgtacacattcggtcacccaggctgccaatgcatcgggcatacatgtttgtcctaccggggtgacccacagcttattttcgttatcatatatacatcctaaattcttccacatatttacagcagttgcaggagcgtcctcctgcatttagattatgtcagcaatggttggcattggtttttcagagggggacttttccgagggggttttagtctgcctcatcattctaggcaccattattttgccagatttagaaatttcttttgccttctcgtccgcttgcctgttgcccgtttccaccagtc
Proteins encoded:
- the nfil3 gene encoding nuclear factor interleukin-3-regulated protein, whose protein sequence is MEAQRPALQNEPALVGSCISEEQMAVLAPALENMAESFSADDSLLSDDPSCGSLKQKSSSCRRKREFIPDEKKDALYWEKRRKNNEAAKRSREKRRLNDMVLENKLMALGEENARLKSELLALKLKFGLITAAFYAQEVQNLGNASGTNFQDYKPSNMNLPSFAPDHERSFLGNGCISVIKHSPPSSLSDVSEISSNARESPLLQVACKSPNLTFKVIKQEPLEFKVGSETCLREPREDTSSYVSAVYGNCIGNTFNRNYSPPSIQIARSSSNSPRTSEADEGTLGKHASEEDGEDEQQVPKGPISSPVEPKIINSVTVKVPESNSSALPHKLRIKARAIQIKVENVEAYYETPGKQPSSTSNIPAKVSYPLNNAAMFKCNPSNPVHPSLAPLSIQVASINDWSHKPDIWRQKESEEKLEGAYKNVHRSCSPVALTNQSLAAGKDTAYIHQGVHLESENLYLKQGIANLSAEVASLKKLIETQHAAASDSGKSTTEKRFAN